In the genome of Telluria beijingensis, one region contains:
- a CDS encoding polysaccharide deacetylase family protein, producing MHHFLARLAGRAIARTGLVAFGVTFVMTAAAQAADAAFAWPGGARAAVSLAYDDALDSQLDHAIPALDRHGLKGTFYLKLSSPVVDARMADWRAAARHGHELGNHSLFHQCSGAGPDRAWVAPHQDLDTTSREQMRDQVLLANTMLMAIDGQRERTYTAPCFDVKALGGDYLPPLHASFVAIKAGPGPGVPLSMKTLDPYRVPAVAPVGSSGAELIALVKQAAERGTMIAFTFHGIGGDHLSVSTQAHEELVRYLAAHRNEVWTDTFLNIMKHVRREQARAQ from the coding sequence ATGCACCATTTTCTTGCCCGCCTCGCGGGCCGCGCCATCGCCCGGACCGGCCTGGTGGCGTTCGGCGTCACCTTCGTCATGACGGCTGCCGCGCAGGCGGCAGATGCGGCTTTCGCCTGGCCCGGCGGCGCCCGCGCGGCGGTCAGCCTGGCCTATGACGACGCCCTCGATTCCCAGCTCGACCACGCGATCCCCGCCCTCGACCGCCATGGCCTCAAGGGCACCTTCTACCTCAAGCTGTCCAGCCCCGTGGTGGACGCGCGCATGGCCGACTGGCGCGCCGCCGCCCGCCACGGCCATGAGCTGGGCAACCACAGCCTGTTCCACCAGTGTTCCGGCGCGGGTCCTGACCGTGCCTGGGTCGCGCCGCACCAGGACCTCGACACCACCAGCCGCGAACAGATGCGCGACCAGGTCCTGCTGGCCAATACGATGCTGATGGCGATCGACGGCCAGCGCGAGCGCACCTATACCGCGCCCTGCTTCGACGTGAAGGCGCTCGGCGGCGACTACCTGCCGCCGCTGCATGCGAGCTTCGTGGCGATCAAGGCCGGCCCCGGGCCGGGTGTGCCGCTCTCGATGAAGACGCTCGACCCCTACCGGGTGCCGGCGGTGGCGCCGGTCGGCAGCAGCGGCGCGGAGCTGATCGCGCTGGTCAAGCAGGCGGCCGAACGCGGCACCATGATCGCCTTCACCTTCCACGGCATCGGCGGCGACCACCTGAGCGTGTCGACGCAGGCGCACGAGGAGCTGGTCCGCTACCTCGCCGCGCATCGTAACGAGGTCTGGACCGACACCTTCCTCAACATCATGAAGCACGTCAGGCGCGAGCAGGCGCGCGCGCAATGA
- a CDS encoding glycoside hydrolase family 16 protein, with the protein MKTLSTLAALLALAASAGCATQPVTAPVPPGWTLAWSDEFNGTALDRTTWVTETGGHGWGNNEMQFYTGRPENVRVEGGHLVIEARKESHEGKDYTSARLKTAGLKETQYGRYEARIKVPKGQGIWPAFWMLGANIGQVGWPKSGEIDIMEIIGKEPANSYGTLHGPGYSGEHAFSKAIALEGAEYGDDFHVFAVEWEPKQIRWYRDGIHFHTATPDTVKGEWVFEQPFFVLLNLAVGGYWPGYPDATTPFPRQMLVDYVRVYRKTAP; encoded by the coding sequence ATGAAGACCCTGAGCACCCTGGCCGCGCTGCTCGCGCTGGCCGCCAGCGCCGGTTGCGCGACGCAACCTGTCACCGCCCCCGTTCCACCTGGCTGGACCCTCGCGTGGAGCGACGAATTCAACGGCACGGCGCTCGACCGCACGACCTGGGTGACCGAGACCGGCGGCCATGGCTGGGGCAATAACGAAATGCAGTTCTATACCGGGCGGCCGGAAAACGTGCGCGTCGAAGGCGGCCACCTGGTGATCGAGGCGCGCAAGGAAAGCCACGAAGGCAAGGACTACACGTCGGCGCGGCTCAAGACGGCCGGCCTCAAGGAAACGCAATATGGCCGTTACGAAGCGCGCATCAAGGTGCCGAAGGGCCAGGGCATCTGGCCCGCGTTCTGGATGCTGGGCGCGAACATCGGCCAGGTCGGCTGGCCGAAGAGCGGCGAGATCGACATCATGGAGATCATCGGCAAGGAGCCCGCCAACTCCTACGGCACGCTGCACGGGCCCGGTTATTCGGGCGAGCACGCGTTCAGCAAGGCGATCGCACTGGAAGGCGCGGAATACGGCGATGACTTCCACGTGTTCGCCGTCGAATGGGAACCGAAGCAGATCCGCTGGTACCGCGACGGCATCCACTTCCATACCGCGACGCCCGACACCGTGAAGGGCGAGTGGGTATTCGAGCAGCCATTCTTCGTGCTGCTCAACCTGGCCGTGGGCGGCTACTGGCCGGGCTATCCGGATGCGACCACCCCGTTCCCGCGCCAGATGCTGGTCGACTACGTGCGGGTGTACCGCAAGACGGCGCCCTGA